A part of Pectobacterium cacticida genomic DNA contains:
- the secM gene encoding secA translation cis-regulator SecM, whose protein sequence is MMGILNRWRQFGRRYFWPHLLFGMVAASLGLPISLNGSQDIPSLPNSSSSVSGQNNVSLSLTDLVMLKDAHRRSSYGVDYWHQHAIRTVIRHLSFALTVPQTANAQQSDELQPHSLVLLDTLNALLTQGFQYPLAVLSSARRVASDSQACHQIGIWLAQTCGIRAGPLLLS, encoded by the coding sequence ATGATGGGTATTCTAAATCGTTGGCGACAATTTGGCAGACGTTATTTCTGGCCGCATCTCTTATTTGGGATGGTCGCGGCAAGCCTTGGCCTGCCGATAAGCCTAAACGGTTCACAGGACATTCCTTCTCTCCCCAATTCAAGCTCCAGCGTGAGTGGTCAGAACAACGTCTCGTTAAGCCTTACCGACTTAGTCATGCTGAAAGATGCACACCGCCGTTCATCTTATGGTGTGGATTATTGGCATCAGCATGCAATTCGTACCGTCATTCGCCATCTTTCCTTTGCGTTAACGGTGCCGCAGACGGCCAATGCTCAACAGAGCGACGAATTACAACCCCATTCTCTGGTTTTACTGGATACGCTCAATGCGTTGCTGACGCAAGGTTTTCAGTATCCTCTCGCGGTTCTTTCTTCTGCGCGACGGGTCGCTTCTGATTCTCAGGCATGTCACCAGATCGGCATCTGGCTTGCCCAAACTTGCGGCATCCGTGCCGGGCCACTTCTTCTTAGCTGA
- the ftsZ gene encoding cell division protein FtsZ: protein MFEPMELTNDAVIKVIGVGGGGGNAVEHMVRERIEGVEFFAVNTDAQALRKTAVGQTIQIGSGITKGLGAGANPEVGRNSAEEDRELLRSALEGADMVFIAAGMGGGTGTGAAPVVAEVAKDLGILTVAVVTKPFNFEGKKRMAFAEQGIAELSKHVDSLITIPNDKLLKVLGRGISLLDAFGAANDVLKGAVQGIAELITRPGLMNVDFADVRTVMSEMGYAMMGSGVARGEDRAEEAAEMAISSPLLEDIDLSGARGVLVNITAGFDLRLDEFETVGNTIRAFASDNATVVIGTSLDPEMNDELRVTVVATGIGMDKRPEITLVTNKQASQPVMDHRYQQHGMTPLAQEKPTAKVVNDPNPQTNKEPDYLDIPAFLRKQAD from the coding sequence ATGTTTGAACCAATGGAATTAACCAACGACGCGGTGATTAAAGTCATCGGCGTCGGTGGCGGCGGTGGCAATGCCGTCGAACATATGGTGCGCGAGCGCATCGAAGGCGTCGAATTCTTTGCCGTCAACACGGATGCGCAGGCATTACGTAAAACGGCAGTTGGTCAGACGATCCAGATCGGCAGTGGCATTACTAAAGGTCTTGGTGCTGGCGCTAACCCGGAAGTAGGACGTAATTCGGCTGAAGAAGATCGCGAATTATTGCGTTCAGCGCTTGAGGGCGCAGACATGGTGTTCATCGCCGCGGGTATGGGCGGCGGTACAGGAACCGGTGCTGCGCCTGTTGTGGCTGAAGTAGCCAAAGATTTAGGGATTTTGACCGTTGCCGTGGTGACCAAACCCTTCAATTTTGAAGGAAAGAAACGTATGGCGTTTGCGGAGCAAGGTATCGCAGAGCTGTCTAAGCACGTCGATTCGTTGATCACTATTCCAAACGATAAATTGCTGAAAGTGCTGGGACGCGGAATTTCCCTGCTGGATGCCTTCGGTGCAGCAAACGATGTACTAAAAGGCGCCGTGCAGGGTATTGCCGAACTGATCACGCGGCCTGGCCTGATGAATGTCGACTTTGCTGACGTACGTACTGTGATGTCTGAAATGGGCTATGCCATGATGGGTTCTGGCGTGGCGCGTGGAGAGGACCGTGCTGAAGAAGCGGCGGAAATGGCGATCTCCAGTCCGCTATTGGAAGATATCGATCTGTCCGGCGCACGTGGCGTACTGGTCAATATCACGGCGGGCTTTGACCTGCGTCTGGATGAGTTCGAGACGGTCGGTAACACTATCCGCGCCTTTGCGTCCGACAATGCGACCGTGGTTATCGGTACGTCGCTCGACCCCGAAATGAATGACGAATTACGTGTTACGGTCGTAGCGACAGGTATTGGCATGGACAAACGACCAGAGATTACTTTAGTCACCAATAAGCAGGCCAGCCAGCCTGTGATGGATCACCGTTATCAGCAACACGGTATGACGCCGCTGGCGCAAGAGAAACCGACCGCTAAGGTGGTAAACGATCCAAATCCACAAACGAATAAAGAGCCCGATTATTTGGATATTCCAGCTTTTCTACGCAAGCAGGCAGACTAA
- the secA gene encoding preprotein translocase subunit SecA, whose translation MVMNILTKIFGSRNDRTLRRMRKNVDVINRLEPEMEKLSDAELQAKTLEFRARLEKGETLESLLPEAFAVVRESSKRVFGMRHFDVQLIGGMVLNERCIAEMRTGEGKTLTATLPAYLNALTGRGVHVVTVNDYLAQRDAENNRPLFEFLGLSVGINLPGMPAPAKREAYAADITYGTNNEFGFDYLRDNMAFSPEERVQRKLYYALVDEVDSILIDEARTPLIISGPAEDSSELYIRVNKIIPHLIRQEKEDSDTFHGEGHFSVDEKSRQVNLTERGLILVEELLVKEGIMEEGESLYSPANIMLMHHVTAALRAHVLFTRDVDYIVKDGEVIIVDEHTGRTMQGRRWSDGLHQAVEAKENVAIQNENQTLASITFQNYFRLYEKLAGMTGTADTEAFEFSSIYKLDTIVVPTNRPMIRKDLPDLVYMTEQEKIDAIIEDIKERSAKGQPILVGTISIEKSEVVSQALEKAGIKHNVLNAKFHAMEADIVAQAGQAGAVTIATNMAGRGTDIVLGGSWQAEVAHLENPDEEQIAKIKADWQVRHDAVLAAGGLHIIGTERHESRRIDNQLRGRSGRQGDAGSSRFYLSMEDALMRIFASDRVSNMMRKLGMKPGEAIEHPWVTKAIANAQRKVESRNFDIRKQLLEYDDVANDQRRAIYTQRNELLDASDISETIASIREDVFKTTIDNYIPPQSLEEMWDTEGLEQRLKNDFDLDMPIKAWLDKEPELHEETLRERILQQALEVYQRKEDVVGSEVMRNFEKGVMLQTLDSLWKEHLAAMDYLRQGIHLRGYAQKDPKQEYKRESFAMFSAMLESLKYEVISTLSKVQVRMPEEIEALEQQRREEAERLARQQQLSHQDEGSLNTGSPEQTGRKIGRNDPCPCGSGKKYKQCHGRLQK comes from the coding sequence ATGGTCATGAATATATTAACCAAAATTTTTGGTAGCCGTAACGATCGTACATTGCGCCGTATGCGTAAAAATGTTGATGTTATCAATCGCTTAGAGCCAGAAATGGAAAAGCTATCGGATGCAGAACTACAAGCAAAAACGCTGGAGTTTCGTGCCCGGCTAGAAAAGGGCGAGACGTTAGAAAGCCTGCTGCCTGAGGCGTTTGCGGTAGTGAGAGAATCCAGTAAACGCGTGTTTGGGATGCGCCATTTCGATGTGCAGCTTATCGGCGGTATGGTACTGAATGAACGGTGTATCGCAGAGATGCGTACTGGTGAGGGTAAGACACTGACGGCAACGCTGCCAGCTTATCTGAATGCGCTGACTGGCCGTGGCGTACATGTGGTGACCGTGAATGATTATCTGGCGCAGCGTGATGCCGAAAACAATCGGCCACTATTTGAATTTCTGGGGCTGAGTGTTGGAATCAACTTACCAGGCATGCCAGCGCCAGCAAAACGTGAGGCTTATGCTGCGGATATTACCTACGGTACTAATAACGAATTTGGTTTTGACTACCTGCGCGACAATATGGCATTCAGCCCAGAAGAGCGCGTACAGCGGAAATTATACTACGCGCTGGTGGATGAAGTTGACTCTATCCTTATCGATGAAGCACGCACGCCGCTGATCATATCCGGCCCGGCTGAAGACAGCTCCGAGCTTTATATTCGCGTTAACAAAATTATTCCTCACCTCATCCGTCAGGAAAAAGAAGATTCGGATACGTTCCACGGCGAAGGTCATTTCTCTGTGGATGAAAAATCTCGTCAGGTTAACCTTACCGAGCGTGGTCTGATCCTGGTAGAAGAACTATTGGTGAAGGAAGGCATTATGGAAGAGGGCGAATCACTTTATTCCCCTGCTAACATTATGCTAATGCACCATGTTACAGCAGCATTGCGAGCGCATGTGCTGTTTACCCGCGATGTGGACTACATTGTGAAGGATGGCGAAGTAATCATCGTGGATGAGCATACTGGCCGTACTATGCAAGGGCGTCGCTGGTCTGATGGCCTGCATCAGGCGGTCGAAGCGAAAGAGAACGTGGCCATTCAGAATGAAAACCAAACGCTGGCTTCTATTACTTTCCAGAATTACTTCCGCTTGTATGAAAAATTGGCGGGCATGACAGGTACTGCGGATACCGAGGCATTCGAATTCAGCTCTATCTATAAGCTGGATACGATTGTGGTGCCGACTAACCGCCCGATGATTCGTAAAGACTTACCTGATTTAGTCTACATGACCGAACAGGAAAAAATCGATGCCATCATTGAAGACATCAAAGAACGTTCCGCAAAAGGCCAGCCTATTTTGGTCGGTACGATCTCTATCGAAAAATCCGAAGTGGTCTCTCAGGCGTTGGAAAAAGCAGGTATCAAACATAACGTGCTGAATGCGAAATTCCACGCCATGGAAGCCGATATTGTTGCCCAGGCCGGACAGGCGGGTGCGGTGACCATCGCAACAAACATGGCAGGTCGTGGTACGGACATCGTATTGGGAGGGAGTTGGCAGGCAGAGGTCGCACATCTCGAAAATCCGGATGAGGAGCAAATTGCCAAGATAAAAGCAGACTGGCAGGTCCGCCATGATGCCGTCCTCGCGGCGGGAGGGCTACACATTATTGGTACAGAGCGTCATGAATCGCGCCGTATTGATAACCAGTTGCGTGGTCGCTCCGGTCGTCAGGGTGATGCAGGCTCATCCCGTTTCTATCTGTCGATGGAAGATGCGCTGATGCGTATTTTTGCCTCCGATCGCGTCTCTAACATGATGCGCAAGCTGGGTATGAAACCGGGCGAAGCCATTGAGCACCCATGGGTCACCAAAGCGATAGCTAACGCTCAACGCAAGGTGGAAAGCCGCAACTTCGATATTCGCAAACAATTGCTGGAATACGATGATGTGGCCAACGATCAACGACGAGCCATTTATACACAGCGTAATGAATTGCTAGATGCGTCCGATATCAGTGAAACCATCGCGAGTATTCGTGAGGACGTATTTAAAACGACCATCGACAACTATATTCCGCCGCAATCACTGGAAGAAATGTGGGATACAGAAGGCTTGGAGCAGCGTCTGAAGAATGATTTCGATCTGGATATGCCGATCAAAGCCTGGTTGGATAAAGAGCCCGAACTGCACGAAGAAACGCTGCGTGAGCGTATTCTTCAACAGGCGCTTGAGGTTTATCAGCGCAAAGAAGATGTGGTTGGTAGCGAGGTCATGCGCAATTTCGAAAAAGGTGTGATGTTACAGACGCTAGATTCCCTGTGGAAAGAGCATCTGGCCGCAATGGACTACCTGCGCCAAGGTATCCACTTGCGTGGCTACGCGCAGAAAGATCCTAAGCAAGAATATAAGCGTGAGTCATTCGCTATGTTTTCCGCCATGCTGGAATCACTAAAATACGAAGTGATCAGCACGCTGAGCAAAGTTCAGGTAAGAATGCCGGAAGAAATTGAGGCATTGGAACAGCAGCGTCGTGAGGAAGCTGAACGTTTGGCACGGCAGCAGCAATTGAGCCATCAAGATGAAGGAAGCCTGAATACAGGATCTCCAGAGCAGACAGGACGTAAAATTGGGCGTAACGATCCTTGCCCGTGTGGTTCAGGCAAAAAATATAAGCAGTGCCACGGTCGTTTGCAAAAATAA
- the ftsQ gene encoding cell division protein FtsQ has product MSQAALNTRGREPETKGTRRSNGGQLAGMIFLLMVVGTIVWGSWMVVGWMKDASRLPLSRMTITGERQFTTNDDIRQAILSLGAPGTFMTQDVNVLQQQIEHLPWIKQASVRKQWPDELKIHLVEYVPVARWNDQLLIDAEGNSFSVPAERISNRRMPLLYGPDGSESEVLESYHTMRQTLAAGKFTLKMVAMSARHSWQLGLEDDTRLELGRDDRAKRLQRFIELYPLLQRQAQSENKRISYVDLRYDSGAAVGWSPALLDHQSGDRQRVGQQ; this is encoded by the coding sequence ATGTCGCAGGCAGCGTTGAATACACGCGGACGAGAACCAGAGACCAAAGGAACTCGCCGCAGTAACGGAGGCCAATTGGCAGGGATGATTTTCCTGCTAATGGTGGTAGGAACGATCGTCTGGGGAAGCTGGATGGTCGTTGGGTGGATGAAAGATGCGAGCCGACTGCCCCTCTCTCGTATGACGATTACCGGAGAGAGACAGTTCACCACTAACGACGATATCCGTCAGGCTATTTTATCATTGGGGGCGCCGGGAACGTTCATGACACAAGACGTGAATGTGCTTCAACAGCAGATCGAACATCTGCCGTGGATAAAACAGGCGAGTGTACGTAAGCAGTGGCCGGACGAATTAAAGATTCATCTGGTTGAATATGTTCCGGTTGCGCGGTGGAATGACCAGCTACTGATTGATGCGGAAGGCAATTCGTTCAGTGTTCCTGCCGAACGTATCAGTAATCGCAGGATGCCGCTACTGTATGGCCCGGACGGTAGCGAGTCTGAAGTGCTGGAAAGCTATCATACGATGCGTCAGACGCTAGCCGCCGGGAAGTTTACGTTAAAAATGGTTGCGATGAGTGCGCGCCATTCGTGGCAGCTAGGATTAGAAGATGATACGCGTCTTGAATTAGGGCGCGACGATAGGGCCAAACGTCTGCAACGCTTTATCGAGTTGTATCCGCTGTTGCAGCGACAGGCTCAAAGCGAGAACAAACGTATCAGCTATGTGGACTTGCGGTATGACAGCGGGGCCGCGGTAGGCTGGTCTCCAGCCTTGCTAGATCATCAGAGCGGCGATCGGCAACGAGTTGGTCAGCAATAA
- the lpxC gene encoding UDP-3-O-acyl-N-acetylglucosamine deacetylase: MIKQRTLKRIVQATGVGLHTGKKVTLTMRPAPANTGVIYRRTDLNPPVDFPADAKSVRDTMLCTCLVNEHDVRISTVEHLNAALAGLGIDNIVIDVDAPEIPIMDGSASPFVYLLLDAGIEELNSAKKFVRIKQPVRVEDGDKWAEMKPFNGFSLDFTIDFNHPAIDAGNQRYCLNFSAEAFVRQISRARTFGFMRDIEYLQSRGLCLGGSMDCAIVVDDYRVLNEDGLRFEDEFVRHKMLDAIGDLFMCGHNIIGAFTAFKSGHALNNKLLQAVLANQEAWEYVTFEDEAEMPLVFSAPTSVLA, translated from the coding sequence ATGATCAAACAACGTACATTAAAACGTATTGTTCAGGCGACTGGTGTCGGTTTGCATACCGGCAAGAAGGTCACATTGACCATGCGTCCTGCACCGGCAAATACCGGGGTCATCTATCGTCGCACAGACTTGAATCCCCCGGTTGATTTTCCGGCTGATGCAAAATCCGTGCGTGACACCATGCTCTGCACTTGCCTGGTGAATGAGCATGATGTGCGTATTTCTACGGTGGAACATTTAAACGCAGCGCTCGCGGGGTTGGGCATTGACAATATTGTCATTGATGTCGACGCTCCAGAAATTCCCATCATGGATGGCAGCGCCAGTCCGTTTGTTTACCTGTTGTTAGATGCGGGTATTGAAGAACTGAACAGCGCTAAGAAATTTGTGCGCATTAAACAACCCGTTCGTGTTGAAGACGGTGATAAATGGGCTGAAATGAAACCCTTTAATGGCTTCAGTCTGGATTTCACTATTGATTTCAATCATCCGGCGATTGACGCGGGTAACCAGCGCTATTGTTTGAATTTTTCCGCCGAAGCGTTTGTTCGTCAAATTAGCCGAGCACGGACCTTCGGTTTCATGCGCGATATAGAATACTTGCAGTCTCGAGGTTTGTGCCTGGGCGGCAGTATGGATTGTGCCATCGTCGTTGACGATTATCGTGTACTGAATGAAGATGGTTTGCGTTTTGAAGATGAGTTTGTTCGTCATAAAATGCTGGATGCAATCGGTGACTTGTTTATGTGCGGCCACAATATTATCGGCGCATTTACCGCGTTCAAATCTGGTCATGCATTGAATAACAAACTGTTACAGGCTGTGCTTGCTAATCAGGAAGCATGGGAATACGTGACCTTTGAAGACGAAGCAGAAATGCCTTTGGTATTTAGCGCTCCAACGAGCGTGCTGGCATAG
- a CDS encoding D-alanine--D-alanine ligase, with amino-acid sequence MTEKVAVLLGGTSAERDVSLLSGQAVLAGLKEAGIDAYAVDPRDFCVTTLKEQGFSTVFIALHGRGGEDGTLQGVLEFLGLPYTGSGVMASALTMDKLRTKQVWQAVGLPVSPYVALERRQYSQTTIDTLLAKFTHLGLPLIVKPSREGSSVGMSKVDTFSELPAALEEAFRHDDDVLVEKWLSGPEYTVAILGDEVLPSIRIQPAGTFYDYEAKYLSDDTQYFCPSGLPDEQERSLADLAIAAYRAVGCRGWGRVDFMQDNDGVFYLLEVNTSPGMTNHSLVPMAARQHGLTFSQLVVKILELAG; translated from the coding sequence ATGACTGAAAAAGTTGCGGTATTGCTTGGTGGCACCTCTGCTGAACGTGATGTGTCGTTACTTTCCGGTCAGGCCGTTTTGGCTGGGCTGAAAGAAGCGGGTATTGATGCGTATGCGGTTGACCCTCGTGATTTTTGTGTAACGACGTTAAAGGAACAGGGGTTTTCTACTGTCTTCATCGCATTACATGGACGCGGCGGTGAGGATGGCACATTGCAGGGCGTTCTGGAGTTCCTGGGGTTGCCGTATACCGGTAGCGGCGTTATGGCATCCGCATTGACGATGGATAAACTCCGCACCAAACAGGTGTGGCAAGCGGTCGGATTACCCGTATCGCCCTACGTTGCGCTGGAGCGTCGTCAGTATTCGCAAACGACGATAGACACGCTGTTGGCTAAGTTCACTCATCTCGGGTTGCCGTTGATCGTCAAGCCCAGCCGCGAAGGTTCCAGCGTTGGTATGAGTAAAGTAGACACTTTCAGCGAACTGCCTGCCGCATTGGAAGAAGCTTTCCGCCACGATGATGATGTCCTGGTTGAGAAATGGCTAAGTGGCCCCGAATATACGGTTGCTATTCTGGGGGATGAGGTATTGCCTTCCATTCGCATTCAGCCGGCAGGCACATTTTACGATTATGAAGCGAAATATTTATCAGATGATACACAGTATTTTTGTCCGAGCGGCTTGCCGGATGAGCAAGAACGGTCGTTAGCCGATCTGGCGATAGCCGCCTATCGCGCGGTAGGTTGCCGCGGATGGGGACGCGTCGATTTTATGCAGGATAACGATGGCGTTTTTTATTTGCTGGAGGTAAATACGTCGCCGGGGATGACTAATCACAGTCTGGTTCCGATGGCCGCACGTCAACATGGGCTGACTTTCTCGCAACTGGTTGTGAAAATTCTGGAGCTCGCTGGCTGA
- a CDS encoding DUF721 domain-containing protein: MRDSRPQSLESLFDNASASGQGPLRDVQQRAIALLKLNRAVRSLLPAPLHLWCRVANYRQGLLILETANASWLMRLRYEQPALLSALRAQILPSLASIDIRINPTLAAKGHEIMKNSDISAIENVGDKPLRQLSEQSAETLRALADNSPEKLKKILKRLASLAGESTSKTSRDKK; this comes from the coding sequence ATGCGTGATAGTCGGCCACAATCACTGGAATCTCTGTTTGATAACGCATCCGCATCGGGTCAAGGCCCGCTACGCGATGTGCAACAACGCGCTATCGCCTTATTAAAACTTAATCGGGCTGTACGTAGCTTACTCCCGGCCCCGTTACACCTTTGGTGCCGTGTCGCTAATTACCGGCAAGGTTTGCTGATATTAGAAACCGCCAACGCCAGTTGGCTAATGCGGTTACGATATGAACAACCCGCGCTGCTCTCCGCATTACGCGCACAAATACTACCATCATTGGCATCAATCGACATCAGGATTAATCCAACGCTTGCCGCAAAAGGCCATGAAATTATGAAAAATAGCGATATATCGGCGATAGAAAACGTCGGTGATAAACCATTGCGCCAGTTGAGTGAGCAAAGTGCGGAAACATTGAGGGCATTAGCGGACAACAGTCCAGAGAAACTTAAGAAGATATTAAAACGACTGGCTTCGCTGGCCGGAGAGAGTACCAGTAAAACCAGTCGTGATAAGAAATAA
- the ftsA gene encoding cell division protein FtsA, translating to MIKSTDRKLVVGLEIGTAKVAALVGEVLPDGMVNIIGVGSCPSRGMDKGGVNDLESVVKCVQRAIDQAELMADCQISSVYLALSGKHISCQNEIGMVPISEEEVTQDDVESVVHTAKSVRVRDEHRVLHVIPQEYAIDYQEGIKNPVGLSGVRMQAKVHLITCHNDMAKNIVKAVERCGLKVDQLIFAGLASSYAVLTEDERELGVCVVDIGGGTMDIAVYTGGALRHTKVIPYAGNVVTSDIAYAFGTPPTDAEAIKVRYGCALGSIVGKDENVEVPSVGGRPPRSLQRQTLAEVIEPRYTELLNLVNDELLQLQEQLRQQGVKHHLAAGIVLTGGAAQIDGLAACAQRVFHTQVRIGQPMNITGLTDYAQEPYYSTAVGLLHYGKESHLGGEHEVEKRASVSNWFKRINSWLRKEF from the coding sequence ATGATCAAGTCGACGGACAGAAAACTGGTAGTTGGGCTGGAAATCGGTACAGCAAAAGTGGCTGCGCTGGTGGGGGAAGTTCTGCCCGATGGCATGGTCAATATTATTGGCGTAGGCAGTTGCCCGTCGCGCGGAATGGATAAAGGCGGCGTAAACGATCTGGAATCGGTCGTTAAGTGTGTTCAGCGCGCTATTGATCAGGCCGAGTTGATGGCAGACTGCCAGATCTCTTCCGTATATCTGGCGCTGTCTGGAAAGCACATTAGTTGCCAGAATGAAATAGGGATGGTGCCTATTTCAGAAGAAGAGGTTACGCAGGACGATGTGGAAAGCGTGGTGCATACCGCTAAATCTGTGCGTGTGCGTGATGAGCACCGCGTTCTTCATGTGATTCCGCAGGAATATGCGATCGATTATCAGGAAGGAATTAAAAATCCGGTAGGCTTGTCTGGCGTGCGTATGCAGGCGAAAGTCCACCTGATAACCTGCCATAATGATATGGCTAAGAATATTGTTAAAGCCGTTGAACGTTGCGGCTTAAAGGTTGATCAACTGATTTTCGCCGGACTGGCGTCCAGCTATGCGGTACTGACGGAAGATGAACGCGAGTTGGGCGTGTGCGTCGTCGATATCGGCGGCGGCACTATGGATATCGCTGTTTATACCGGTGGCGCATTGCGACACACAAAAGTCATCCCTTATGCGGGCAATGTGGTTACGAGCGATATCGCCTATGCGTTTGGCACGCCGCCGACGGATGCCGAAGCCATCAAGGTTCGCTATGGCTGTGCCCTGGGATCGATTGTCGGCAAGGATGAAAATGTGGAGGTTCCAAGCGTTGGCGGACGTCCACCCCGCAGTTTGCAAAGGCAGACACTGGCCGAAGTGATTGAACCGCGTTACACCGAGTTATTGAATCTGGTGAACGATGAACTTTTACAGTTGCAGGAGCAGTTGCGTCAACAAGGCGTGAAACACCATCTGGCGGCAGGCATTGTGCTGACAGGGGGTGCCGCGCAAATAGACGGTCTGGCGGCCTGTGCGCAACGCGTGTTTCACACACAGGTGCGTATTGGTCAGCCAATGAATATAACAGGGCTGACGGATTACGCCCAAGAGCCTTATTACTCAACGGCGGTTGGATTGCTGCACTATGGAAAAGAATCTCACCTAGGTGGTGAGCATGAAGTCGAAAAACGCGCCTCAGTAAGTAACTGGTTCAAGCGAATCAATAGCTGGTTGAGGAAAGAATTTTAA